A stretch of DNA from Anopheles ziemanni chromosome 3, idAnoZiCoDA_A2_x.2, whole genome shotgun sequence:
AATGGTGCGCACGGTTCCGCGGTAACGGATAGCGATCTGaagtttctggaaaacggagGTTTCCTAGAGGATCGGCGGCCGGGCTCGTCGTCGGACGTGCAGCAGAAAAATCCACTGGCCAAAATCCAATCGGTGGTCGGTCCCCACGGGCTCGGAAACGGTGGACCAACGGTCACCTCAAATGGGGGCGATGTGTACTTCAACGATACGCTGTCCTACCAGCAGCACTACAACAAGGGCAAGGGTGGTCAGTTCGAGCTGCCGGAGCTGCTGCACATCAACATCGTCAAGAGCGACAATGGGTTCGGGTTCACCATCACCGACAGCTCGTACGGGCAGCGGGTGAAGAAGATTCTCGATCGGCAGTGCTGCAAGAACCTCCAGGAAGGCGACATACTTCTCAGCATCAACTCAATCCCCGTGAAGGACATGAGCCATAACGAGGTCGTACAGGTGCTGAAGGACTGTCCGAAAAACATCGAGACCACATTGAAGATCCAGCGGGGTCCAGGTGTGGGAGGTGGTGTTCCCGGAGCCACCGGAACCGCCTCATTACCTGCGAGCAGCAAGCTCACCAATAAGCTGCGGAAAAGCATCGAGCTGGCCAAGTTTGGCGGTGGAGCAGGTGGCATGCTGAAAAAGGATGGCGCAGGTGGTCCCGGCAGTATGGGTGGTAGCAGTAATTTGTTCCGCAGCAAAACACCCACGGCCGACCTGTACAGTACGCAGACGAAGGAAATCTTACCGACGCGTCCAAAAACACCACTGGTTGATACGCGTGCCCGTGCCAAAACGCCCTCGTTGCCGCTGGCCGAGCTGAATACGGATGAAATCGAGCTGGACATTGGCTCGAAGGGGGCGCTCGACGTGAAACTCGAGCTAAACCTGAAGTCAAACAGCAGCTCGCACGATAACGACTCCATCGCGAACGATATCGGGCtctaccatcatcatcaccatcatcacgcgCATCATCCGGGGGAGGATCCGTACCATCACAATTTCCATGGCCACATGAAGCATGCGAGTGGTTTGGCGGATCGCTTGGGCGAACTGACTATCGGTAGCTCGAACAACAGCACGAGCGATACGGCGACGATCTATCACAACCATCAACCACCGGTTTCCTTCCATCAAAACCTCGGCGTTGCCGGTGGTGGCGGAGGTTATCATCACGTAAACAATGTTGGTGGTGGCTACAATCAACTCTACTCGCCGCCCATTGTGCCACCACCCCCGGTACCGCCAATCTCCGGGGTGGGTATGGCACCGTACCATCACGAGAACTGTTTCTGCTACGATTGCCAGGACTACCAGcgacagcaacagcagcagcagcagcaacatcagcatcagcTCATGAACCGACAATCGCAGATGCAGCACCAAATGAACAGCAGCTCCCCGCATCAACAGAACGCCCTGTACAGTCTACCTCCCCAGATGAGTGACAACATCGGCAAGCGGCTCAACGATTACCTAATGGATCGAAAGCGATCGATGCAACAAGGCGGACCCAATCAGCTTCCACCCGGCGTTGGCATCCCGCAATACGACAATCTCTACCTTCCCCATCACCACCAGATGCAGCAGGGGCTACAACATCATctccaacaacagcaacagtcgCCCGGTGGTGCTGGGGGAATGTCCCTGTATGAttcgcagcagcatcagcagcatcatcagcagTCACTAATGGCTCATGGCAATTTCTACGGCAACCACGGTGGCAACCCGCTGCCGTTGCACCACGGAAACGGGTGGCCAAAAATGGGCCCAggtcaccatcagcagcagcaacattcgCCCTCTcagccaccgccaccaccaccaccgcaccATCTTTACGGTGGTGGTCATCCGGGCAATAATGGCTACGGTGGTCTGGACGGCACCGAGTACACGCTTACGGAGGTGACCCTGGAGCGGCAAGCGCTCGGGTTCGGTTTTCGCATAGTCGGCGGTACGGAGGAAGGCTCGCAGGTGACGGTGGGACACATCGTGCCGGGTGGAGCGGCCGATAAGGACACCCGCATCGCAACCGGTGACGAGATACTCAACATCAACGGAGTGAATGTGGTATGTATGGggttgtaaaatttaaaagtaatataataccattataaaataataataacaacacaTTGAAGTTATCTTTTCCCTCAATCCACTCTTGTATTCCTTCAAATACAGTCTTTGCCACCAAACGGTATATTAAAAGCGAGTGACGTTGTCTCTTAGGCACCAAGATTTTAAAAAGCCCATAAAATTTTATCTCTGAGGCATCTCGTTTTGAGATAGTTAACAAACTTTTACCTCTAACGCAACAACTGAACATTTTGGTTATTTGACATGAATGTGAAGATTGTTGTTTTATGTAAGAATTATACAAAAAGTAActgatgcaaaatgattaacaaattaaaagttttgtaattaccaaaattttgaaatcattCTTTTGATTGTAATCATCCTTTCGTGTTTCCCGGCTATGAAATTACGTTCGGCgctgttgtttggttttcgcaatgcacaaacaaaaatgtactcGGAAAATCGGTAAATGAAACACATGATAATTGGCGTTgattagtttattttattaatgtttattgttgttaAAGCATAGTTTTCTAGAAAAACCACAATCAACTATTCTACTCTCTTGTGTTCGGCTAGAGACAACAGAAAATGACTACCACGCAAAACCAGATGCCTTGAGGACAAAAGTTGATGAGTAATTTCAAAACTTGATGCCTTAGAGACAACGCCACCTGCTTTCGAGATAAAGTTTGGTGACAACGACTGTATTTTAAAGAGGGCAAATGTTCTTCTCACCTAACGTGTAATATAGGTATTACAATACAAAAGCCAGATTATTGTCAAATTGACCCGCTGGTATGATTAGTGTTAAaacgatttaaatttttcagtACAAACAATTATTTGTTTCAAGATGGGTTAACATTTTCCGATTTGTACATTGctctttcttctcttttgttttatttacgtGTGCACAGGAAAACGCCTCCCATCATCGTGTGGTCCAGCTGATGGGTGAGGCTGGCCTGCGGGGTCAGGTTACCATGATTCTTCGTCGCCGACAGCTCACGAAGCCAATGGTtccgccgccaccacctccgccaccCAACCCACGATATCCATACAACGTGCTGGTGACACGGAAGGAGAACGAAGGCTTCGGTTTCGTGATCATCTCCTCGTCCGGCCAGTTTCTTGGCTCGTCGATCGGTGATCTCATTCCGGGCAGCCCGGCCGAGCGATGCGGCGAGCTGAAGATCGGTGATCGCATCATTGCCGTCAACGCGATCGACATCACCGGCATGAGTCACAGCGATGTGGTCAACCTGATCAAGGAGTCAGGTCTGCAGGTGAAGTTGACGATCGACAGCCCACGGGACGGAATTATGCATCCCGCGATCGGATCGCTAATCCAGCCCAGTGTACCCACGTCGGTGgcaggtggcggtggtggtggtggtggtggttcgaTTGCTGGAGGGGGCCCGGTCAACGGTTCCGGACCAATGCTGAGCTCCAACACGGACCTGTACGTGAGCAGCAACAGCACGGCCAGCGGCAGCAACGGTGGACCGACGATCAATCGCTACCCGGCGATCATTTCCTGATTGCGGCTGAGACTTCAGCAGCAGCTGAGCGAACGCTCCCCTCCTCACCCTCAGGCCAGTGCTCCCGACGACGAGCGGCGGGAGTAATCGGCCGAGTCGGCCGTATCATTTACCAAAGTCCTAGTATGACCTACCGCCGCCGGTCGGTAGCGGTTGGCAGGTTTAGTTACAGACTTAAGTAAGATTAACAAGAGCACCCGTTGTTGCCCGTTGAGATTGTGGTTCAATGTATTACTTGTTTGTGAATGGTTTTCTTGCCGcaactgttttgtttgtcatttcattccgttgttgtttcttttttgcattGCATTTGTTCATTCAAAACAACCACGGTTAGATTTTTGTGACGAAAAgctcatatgtttttcttttcttttacccAGTGTGCACATTCGCTTTGCAAGTGCACTGTCCTCCATCTTCTCGATCTGACTTAACACCGGGACGTGGAACAATACGTGGGAATATGTAACAAATAATTCCCACAAAAGTTACTATTACCATAGCGTTTCTTTTGCGATTGGCGGTCTTTACCTCCGATGTTTTCTTTACCATGTGAATTTATTGTTCTGTCTCTTCAGTTTCGCTTCCTCGCCAGCA
This window harbors:
- the LOC131285524 gene encoding membrane-associated guanylate kinase, WW and PDZ domain-containing protein 1 encodes the protein MSKEATGGSNNMGVKSDSGKDVTHGVGVSGSVDNQSNNTRLSDMAMLGGSGIGGGGSGTGAGGDGLNNLTGSMDNGGSAGQQPPQNGIGGPPGNNGSNGNPHLLQQHHHHHHHHHHHHASQQQQQQQPLTNNNGGGASIATGDSETGSFYDQKTDLSSSHHMDDEDGLGPLPPKWEKAFTDSGEVYFIDHNTGTSHWLDPRLSKFQKKSLEDCQDDELPYGWEKICDPHYGTYYIDHVNRKTQYENPVLQAKRMQERSGSGAGGPPNGMLPGDGNGPGGLDGQQAGGRVNHFTKNPANLRGERLMTTLVKSTRGLGFTIVGGDDNVEEFLQIKSIVPNGPAWQDGQLKMGDVLVYVNDICVLGFTHHEMVNIFQSILPGEEVHLDVCRGYPLPFDPNDPNTEVVTTIAVDGLVNGAHGSAVTDSDLKFLENGGFLEDRRPGSSSDVQQKNPLAKIQSVVGPHGLGNGGPTVTSNGGDVYFNDTLSYQQHYNKGKGGQFELPELLHINIVKSDNGFGFTITDSSYGQRVKKILDRQCCKNLQEGDILLSINSIPVKDMSHNEVVQVLKDCPKNIETTLKIQRGPGVGGGVPGATGTASLPASSKLTNKLRKSIELAKFGGGAGGMLKKDGAGGPGSMGGSSNLFRSKTPTADLYSTQTKEILPTRPKTPLVDTRARAKTPSLPLAELNTDEIELDIGSKGALDVKLELNLKSNSSSHDNDSIANDIGLYHHHHHHHAHHPGEDPYHHNFHGHMKHASGLADRLGELTIGSSNNSTSDTATIYHNHQPPVSFHQNLGVAGGGGGYHHVNNVGGGYNQLYSPPIVPPPPVPPISGVGMAPYHHENCFCYDCQDYQRQQQQQQQQHQHQLMNRQSQMQHQMNSSSPHQQNALYSLPPQMSDNIGKRLNDYLMDRKRSMQQGGPNQLPPGVGIPQYDNLYLPHHHQMQQGLQHHLQQQQQSPGGAGGMSLYDSQQHQQHHQQSLMAHGNFYGNHGGNPLPLHHGNGWPKMGPGHHQQQQHSPSQPPPPPPPHHLYGGGHPGNNGYGGLDGTEYTLTEVTLERQALGFGFRIVGGTEEGSQVTVGHIVPGGAADKDTRIATGDEILNINGVNVENASHHRVVQLMGEAGLRGQVTMILRRRQLTKPMVPPPPPPPPNPRYPYNVLVTRKENEGFGFVIISSSGQFLGSSIGDLIPGSPAERCGELKIGDRIIAVNAIDITGMSHSDVVNLIKESGLQVKLTIDSPRDGIMHPAIGSLIQPSVPTSVAGGGGGGGGGSIAGGGPVNGSGPMLSSNTDLYVSSNSTASGSNGGPTINRYPAIIS